In the genome of Zonotrichia albicollis isolate bZonAlb1 chromosome 24, bZonAlb1.hap1, whole genome shotgun sequence, one region contains:
- the LOC141731740 gene encoding olfactory receptor 14J1-like, whose amino-acid sequence MEGMSNSSSISHFLLLALADTRQLQLLHFCLLLGISLAALLGNGLIISAIACGHHLHTPMFFFLLNLALTDLGCICTTVPKAMHNSLWDTRDISYTGCAAQLFFFVIFISAELSLLTIMCYDRYVSICKPLHYGTLLGSRACAHMVAAAWATGFVYSLLHTANTFSLPLCHGNALGQFFCEIPQILKLSCSKSHLRELGLLAVSVCLAFGCFVFIVFSYVQIFRAVLKIPSEQGRHKAFSTCLPHLAVVSLFLSTGSFANLRPPSMSSPSLDLTLSVLYSVVPPALNPLIYSLRNQELKAAVWTLMTGCFQEH is encoded by the coding sequence ATGGAaggaatgtccaacagcagctccatcagccatttcctcctgctggcattggcagacacgcggcaactgcagctcctgcacttctgcctcttgctgggcatctccctggctgccctcctgggcaacggcctcatcatcagcgccatagcctgcggccaccacctgcacacacccatgttcttcttcctgctcaacctggccctcactgacctgggctgcatctgcaccactgtccccaaagccatgcacaattccctctgggacaccagggacatctcctacacaggatgtgctgcacagctctttttctttgtgatcttcatctcagcagagctttctctcctgaccatcatgtgctacgaccgctacgtgtccatctgcaaacccctgcactacgggaccctcctgggcagcagagcttgtgcccacatggtagcagctgcctgggccactGGCTTTGTCTAttctctgctgcacacagccaatacattttccttgcccctgtgccatggcaatgcccttggccagttcttctgtgaaatcccacagatcctcaagctctcctgctccaaatcacacctcagggaacttggacTTCTTGCTGTTAGTGTTTGTTTAGCATTTGGTTGCTTTgtattcattgttttctcctatgtgcagatcttcagggctgtgctgaagatcccctctgagcagggccggcacaaagccttttccacctgcctccctcacctggccgtggtgtcattgttcctcagcactggatCATTTGCTAACCTGAGAcctccctccatgtcctccccatccctggatctgaccctgtcagttctgtactcagtggtgcctccagccctgaaccccctaatctacagcctgaggaaccaggagctcaaggctgcagtgtggacactgatgactggatgctttcaggaacattaa